GCTACCGTCGCTCTCTTCGGCAGCCCCTCTCGCTTCGTTGCCGCCTAGATTTGCAAAGAGGCTGTCGATGTACTGCTGCCTGGAGGACACGCGCTCCCCCCTGAAGAGGGCCTCGCTCACCTCATTGCAATCGCTAATGTAGATGCAGATCTTCGGCTCGAATTTGTTAGTGACTGGAATCAACTCGATGGCCCTCAAGATGTGCATGTTCCTAACGACTCTCCCAATGATGGTGTTCCTTCCGTTGTACTTACTCACAGATCCGAGCGTAATTTTGAAGACAGAGGAGCAACGTTTGGGCCCCACCTGGACCATGGTGAGCAGCCCTGCATTTGCATGTCTCCTTTGGGATCTCTCCTTCTTGAAATTCGGGCCAAAAATGCATTCCACTTGTTCGTATTTCCCCTGGTTGTTAATCCGGGCAGAAGGAGGGATGACCTTCCCACTGCTATCATGCGTGACTTTGCATCGTAGGTAGCCGCTctttatgcatttattttgctttaccTTCTCAATGACGCAGTGCTTATAGGTTAGGGGCTCCCCTGTGAACATGCTGTGGTGCCTGTTGCCTCTGCACAGGGAGAGGAAATTGTCTACGGAGTTCTTCACCTCCGCGTCGTCAAACAGCTGGATGTATACTTTGCCTAGCACGATTCCGTTGATCGAGAGCTGCAGGTACGCGTAccgtttcttccccattttggggggcaGCGCGGTTGGCTGCCTGGGGTTGGCTGCCTGTGATTGGCTGCTTCACCAGGGTGATCACTCCGCGGTTGACTGCTTCGCCACAGTTGAATGGGGGAGGGACACCCCTCTGTAACTTCTCACTTCCCTGGagttgaatttttttttttttttccgcttggGTGGCCGCCAAAGTGGAAGGTGGCTGGGACAAAAAAACTATGCGTTCCGCCCGTGCAAGTCAGTGGACGTACAGCCCTGCAAGCtgctgggaaaaaaaaaaaaaaaaaaagaaaacagtTTGCCTGGGGATGCCTTCGTGTGGCCGCCCTGCCCTGTGAAGTGGGACGCCCCTGGGCGGTCACTTTGCGCCGGCCGCGTTGCTGTCACGGCGTTGCCCCTTTGCTGCCCCTTCGCTGGAAAATCGTCTCAATTTTGCTGCAATTTTTCCGCAACTTTGTTCACagttttttgcaaattcgtcgtcaattttttgctaactgcttcgttatttttttcccctttttttttgcgcctttttttttgccccttcttTTTGCCCTTCTTTTTGCCGCTGCGCAAAACGGCACGGGCGCGGAGAGACAGCCGGGTGACCGCGGGAGAGACACTCCTCCCTTCGCTTCACGAGAGGCGATAAGATAAAATTTGCCCAACCGACGAACGGTACAAAATTGTGCCGGTGAGTACCTGCATGTGTGGGGAGGTGGACCTGCGAGTGAACCGTCGGTCGAGCGTTTAACAGGTGGCAGGCAGCTGGTGACAGGCAAcctcgccgcttcctcctcgcttccccctcgcttcctcgccgctccccccccgcgatGGTGCCGACGAAGCGGTACGAGTACTCCCCGCTggaggaaatatttttccccaaGCGAACCCCAAATGTGCAGTGCCATTCGGATGAAGATGCACCCCTGGGAGACGAACGGGGAAAGCGGCGGGCCGACATCAACCGGATAAAGGACAGCCTACTGCAGCCGGAGCTCTCCCTAGAGTTGTGccagcggaaaaaaaattactacaaTAGCACGAGGCACGCAAGCCATGTGCAGAGCTACTTGTTCTTTTACGACTACCGCAAGTGCTTTCATAACTTGGAGGGGAAGATCTTCATCGACGGGCACCCCGTGCGGATATGGGGTGAGCCCCGCCAGTTGTGAACTGGCTACTGATCCGTTGCTACTGAGCTGCTACTCAGCTGATAACCACATGCTAAtcgcgcctccccccccagacGACGGCACGAAGCGAGACCCACGGCTGAAGGAAGACATCCCCGTGCAGAACTATAACTCCTTCGTCTACGCGTATAACCTGTAGGTGGGCGAGTCGCCATGTTGGGAGACCTATTCCCCCCGGAGTGCAGACCACACCTTTGTCTGGCCTGGCGACTTCTCTGGCAAACATTTCTAAATCGAATTAGCGGTGCGCGTGCGGCGCGCGGAAGTTGGGGGCGAGGCACATGCGCCTGCGCGCCAGCGGAAGTGAGGGAGTGAGGAAGTGAGGAAGTGAGGAAGTGAAGAGGCGAGACGGAGCAAAACGAAGCGATGCAGCAAAacgaagcagacgaagcAAAACGAAGCGATGGCGCAGACGAACCGCACGCCCTGCAAAGGCACAGGGGCGCACCcgtgggggaagaaaaaaaaaaaaaaaaaattaaattaaataaataaataaatgaattaatttaaattaagttaaattaaattaGCAACGGGGGAGACGTACACATACGGGGGTGCGCGCGATTCGCGGCGGAGTGACCGCAGCGGCTAACCGCCGCTATACCGCCCTGCCGCTCTGCCGCTCCCCTACTCGTTCGGCGGCCGCTTCTCATTTATGCTGTCGATCTGCTTGGCCTTGGTGAACTTCTCCAGCTCGTTCTCCAGCCCCTCCTTGCCCTGCAGGAGGAGGCCCACGGGGATGCGGTAGCCGGGGCTGCACCCCTTGAGCTGCACAATCAACTCGTTCTCCTTGCGCAGCGTCCTAAACACTCTCATCAGGCGACCAACTGACTGAACCTTTTTCCTGAGGGCGTCGGACCGTTCCTTGGACGCCTGCGCGTCATCGGTGTGCAGGTGGGCCGGTTGCTCCCCCTGGGCGGCCATTTGCTGCGTAGTCGCAGTAGCGGCAGCGGGGGAGGTTGTTCCCAATGCCCCCCCTTCTTTGGATGCCCCACTGTGGAAGCAGCCCTCCTTGAAAAGGGCTTCCTTCCTCTGTGAGGAGGGGGACCCCTCGGTAGCACCGGTAGAAGCAGCACCGGCAGtagcaccaccaccaccacttAGAGTCATCCCCTCCAGCTTGACATTGTTCTCCTCTATGTAGCTAATAATCTGGAGGACCTCCGCAGGAAGCACGACGTCCTTCACCCCCTCATCCGATTGGTTGACGCTGGAGTTTAAAATGCAGTAGAGCATTTCTGTGACTTTCTCGCTAACAAAGGGGAGAGACCAGGTGAAGAGGTTCATAAAATTGGGGAGGTGATAcgggtggggggaaaagctAAACTGTTGGATGTTCAACGTGTTGCTATCGAATTTGAGTACAGCCCCCTTGTTATTATAAACGTCACAATAATTAGGGGCAGAAAATATGGTGATGACTATGGGGAAGCCGGTCTTCAAATTGGTTTGATGCATTTTGTATCCCTCCAACTGTGCCTCATGAGCTCTTATAATGGAGAGTAACCCGTTCTTCTCTAAAAAGGTGGTGGCAGCATTATAGCCAAAGAAGTAGCTACACCCTCGGATGTCATTGGGGAAGTAGGATTCCGTCTGAATGGTATGCTCCTCTTTATCTTCGTCAATTGGGTCCGCCCATAAAATGTCACAGAAAATCCCTGACCGTGGGGGTTCTTGGAATCTCGTGAAGGAACATATCTGATTGAGGAGTACCAGTTGAGGAGACAACCCCCCATGGACGGCTAGGAACTTCCCATTGATTACAGCCGATAAGGGGATCGTATCAAAGGATTCCATAAAGGCATAATACACAACCATATCGTATTTGTATTCGCATTCGTCTctaaaattgaagaaggagGTCATCTGCCTACACTCGTGATTTCCTCTTATGAGCCATATTTTATGTgggaaattaattttgagGGCGTAGAGGAGGAGCAGGACCTCTATACTGAAGGAACCTCTGTCTACGTAGTCGCCCAGGAAAAGGAACTGAGTGTTATCTGGGTTTCCTCCCACTTCCAGTAGCTTCAGAAAATCGTAGTACTGGCCGTGGATGTCCCCCACGATCGTTATTGGGTCTTGGAGCCGCAGCAGGTTTGGCTCGTTGCTCACGATGTCGATCACCCTCTTGATGATGTCTAGGCAGTCCTCCTTGCGGATGCGCCCCTCCTTCTTCAGGTGGTCGCGCAGCGCCTTGTAGTCTGGCGGCTCGTCCGTGCCGTTCGGGTACAGCAGCTCCAGGCTCAGCGGCtggggggtagcggtgaGGTTGGCGGTGAGGTTAGCAAAGAAGTTAGTGGCAATGAGGTTCGCACAGTGGTGAGGTTAGCGCAGTGGTGAGGTTAGCGCAGTGGTGACCATCATGTCAGCTGAGCCGTGGCGATGAAGTTGCTGCCGCGGATGCACTGTGCGTTCCAAATGGCCATCCGGCGCGATAGGGGAGATCCCCATCCCCGTTCGCCTCGATTGCATCCACCCGGAGGTGGCCACCCCGTTGGCGGCAGCAGTTTACGTGGGATCTCCCTCTGGTGGGCCACGCCACGTGAAGAGCAACGGTAAGTAGGAGTTACACCTGGCTATCCCTACTGGTGCGTTTTACGCACCGCTGCGTAAATGCTGCacgtggattttttttttttttccccctggaTGTTCGCCAACCTGGCTAGCTCGTTCGCAGCGCGCACAGGTCCATTCACCGCGCAGCTACAAAGGCGAAGCGCCGCAGAGGTGGCGCCGCTGAGATGGGCGCCGCTGAGATGGGCGCCGCTGAGATAGGCCGCTCCAATTGTTACCTTAGCTGGTGGGGGTTCCACGTCTTTCACTTGTCTATCGTTCTTAGGGTTTGGTAGAGGCTCCATTTCTGCGAAATtgggggttccttttttttttttttttccttttctctttacttcttcaacttcttcaacttagcgtttttttttttttctttttttcttttctttttcttttttttttttttccttctccttatTGAATTCTGCAGGGGTAAACGATCCTGACtgtttttttacttaaacaCATTAATTtggaaatttataattacataaaaagtGAGGCATCATATTgacagagggggggaaaaaaaaaaagttaaggGGATGAAGCGGCGGAAGAAGAACAGGGGTGGGGGGTAAGACGTACGAATGACATTTGAGGCTACTAAACAAATGGctaaggggaaagaaaactGTTGATTTGGCAAGCATAGAAAAGTGACCTCATCTTATGTGTGAAATGCGGCCGTTAAAGGTGCATGTGCGTTTTGGTTCGTCGCGTTGGCCATGTTACGTTATGTCATCATGCTGTTTGCTTTTtcgtgtttttattttttttgcttttttgtgCTTCGTGCGCTTTGCGTTTCTGCGTTTTGTGcgttttgtgtgttttgcattttctgcgttttttacattttttatattttttgtgttttttgtgtttttttttttttttgtggtgTGTAAAATGGCTTCCTcccgttttgcttttcttcactttgctTCGTGTTGcctttcttcatttttttttttccccactttggGGAAGTGAATATAactggggggaggaaatggCGGAGGGGTTCGCGCGTTTGTGGGTCCCCCCAGTGGGCGCAAATTtttggggaggaaaaacggAGGAGTTCTTCGCGAAGGGAGCCGCCCCACGCGCATGTGGAGCGGCACTTTTGTGAGGCAGCCCTTTTGTGGAGCATCCCGATGGTAAAATTATGGACATGCCACGTACACACACGCGGTGTGCCAGTGCGAGGTGAAATTGGGGCGACGGCGACCGCATCACGCATATGTTTCGCGTGGGGAAGAGCCGCCCCCAAGCGAACGAACAGTCCTCCGCGGGGGGTGGCAAAGGAGTCCCTTCGTAAGGGCGTCCCTTCGCAGAGGAGTCCCCTCACCGCGGTGAAGCCGCCCCCGCGTGCGCCTGTCCCGTCACTTCAGTATGAATACATCCCCCccttgtgaaaaaaaaaaaaaaaaaaaaaaaagataaacgaGGAAGGCTTCTTACACTTGAGGGATCAAACGGTGGAGCGAGCTTCACATTAGAAgagataaaatttttctgcaCATCTTTACCGCGTTGCCACTTCTTTATTTGCTGAAATTCCCCCCATGCACACCCTGTGAATGTGCGCTGATGGGACGGTGGTACCCGTTTGGCGAAGGGTGATAGTGCAGGGACGCTCCGAACTGCTGCAAGCAAAACAGGGAAGAAGCGCAACGGGAAGAAAGGCCTTCGCGGGGGGTGCCATCCGGATGGGTGTGTCCCTCCAACTGGGCAGACCTTCACTTTGAGGGAACAGATGCCCCTGAAGGGGACTTACCTCACCCgaagcgggggggagaaacgtCGGCATGGCACAGACGTTTCAAATGTGATGAGGTGACATCGTTCTAGTGGAGAAGCGGATCGCCGCTCCACCGAACGATTAAACCACTCACAAACCACTCAGTCGGGGAAAGCGCAGCAGTAGGTTGATCCCTCCAGAGAGGTCGGCCtctcatttaaaaaaaaaaaaaaaaaaaaaaaaaaatccccaatTGAGAGACAGTCTAACTTGGGAACAGATGttcatgcaaaaatgagtaaTGGGTGGATCCGTtttgtctcttttttttttttctttttacgcACGCGATGGGACAGGTGTATACACATTCGTGCTACCTCTGCGTGAATGCAACCCCGCGCAGGCACACGGTGGCGAACGGAAGCTAGCTCTGCATGCTCATGCTCTTTATCTTCGTTAAGTTCTTTTCGAGGCCCCGAATTAGTCGCATTGCTTGGGGGTCCCgcaggaaggagaaaaactgCTAAGGGGGTGGCGGTGGTGTAGcggcggtgtagcggtgaAACTGTTTCAGTCAAGTGGAAGCATAGCATGTgctgctttctttttcccgGTTCCACCGCCCTGTTTATGTGCGTACCCCCTGCTCAAGCGAATCCGAGTAGGCACGCCCCCCCTCAGGCGGAGGACAAATCCGAGTCGACACGTCTCTGCAAAAATGAGTGAAGGAGTACACGCATTCTTCCAACTCATTTaagtgaaaaaggaacagacGGGTATTCTTGGTCCCCTTTGTGGCCACGTCCCAGCTCTGTAATGGGTTATATTTCTCCCTTTGTATCTCCCCGCACGTGGGTTCTGCTTTGGAAAATGCGCTCTCTTTCTGTTGTTTCGTGTGAGCCCTTTCGACGTATCTCCTGGCGAGGTCTTTGTTGCACAGCGAGTTGAAGGCCTTGTCGGCGACTTGTTTTTTCAGCtgctcagggggggggggggaagtagcCACGAATGGGAGGATACGCTTGTCCGCCACGAATGGGCGGATACAACTAAGCGCCACCAATGGGAAGGCACACTTAAGCGCTACCTCGTAAAGGTGCTGAAACAGCAGCTGGCGCTCCTCCCGGTGGGAAGCAACCGACTGGctcattttcatttgcatCTGCAGCAGCAGGtccattttcttcaaaatctCCTCGAGGCATAAAAAGTTGGTCTGCTTGTGCTCCAGCGTATTTCTGTGTGTGTCCAGGATGAGGTCcttccaaaatggggcaatcagtttttgtatttttttttttcaacgcAATCATCGTGTTGAATAATGGGGGATGTAATCATTCGGTTGGCACCACTGTTTAGTTATATTACCTGCATGGATCCCCTTTTCGCAACCATTTGTAGCTCGTCGCAGCTTTGGTTTGACAGCGCGGTGTGGTTATGCTGGGGTTCCCCCAAGGATTGTTCTTCGCCCACTCCGTCATTTTGATTCGAATGTGGCTTTCCATTCACTTCGTGGCTGCTTCGGTAGGCTTCCACACCTGCTTGGGCGCAGTTTCCTCGGGAGCGGACTGAATTTCCCGCTTCTGCGCGTAGTGGGAAGGTAAGCGgggtgaagaaaaggagagagCGTTATAGTGGTGAGCGGTAAGACAGAAGCGATGTTACAATGGTGGGTGATTACACCAAAGCGCCGTTACAATGGTGAGCGGTAAGACCAAAGCGATGTTGCAATGGCTGGTGATTACACCAAAGCGATGTTGCAATGGTGAGCGATTACACCAAAGCGCCGCTAC
This genomic window from Plasmodium vivax chromosome 1, whole genome shotgun sequence contains:
- a CDS encoding serine/threonine protein phosphatase 2b (catalytic subunit), putative (encoded by transcript PVX_093605A) translates to MEPLPNPKNDRQVKDVEPPPAKPLSLELLYPNGTDEPPDYKALRDHLKKEGRIRKEDCLDIIKRVIDIVSNEPNLLRLQDPITIVGDIHGQYYDFLKLLEVGGNPDNTQFLFLGDYVDRGSFSIEVLLLLYALKINFPHKIWLIRGNHECRQMTSFFNFRDECEYKYDMVVYYAFMESFDTIPLSAVINGKFLAVHGGLSPQLVLLNQICSFTRFQEPPRSGIFCDILWADPIDEDKEEHTIQTESYFPNDIRGCSYFFGYNAATTFLEKNGLLSIIRAHEAQLEGYKMHQTNLKTGFPIVITIFSAPNYCDVYNNKGAVLKFDSNTLNIQQFSFSPHPYHLPNFMNLFTWSLPFVSEKVTEMLYCILNSSVNQSDEGVKDVVLPAEVLQIISYIEENNVKLEGMTLSGGGGATAGAASTGATEGSPSSQRKEALFKEGCFHSGASKEGGALGTTSPAAATATTQQMAAQGEQPAHLHTDDAQASKERSDALRKKVQSVGRLMRVFRTLRKENELIVQLKGCSPGYRIPVGLLLQGKEGLENELEKFTKAKQIDSINEKRPPNE
- a CDS encoding hypothetical protein, conserved (encoded by transcript PVX_093600A) → MVPTKRYEYSPLEEIFFPKRTPNVQCHSDEDAPLGDERGKRRADINRIKDSLLQPELSLELCQRKKNYYNSTRHASHVQSYLFFYDYRKCFHNLEGKIFIDGHPVRIWDDGTKRDPRLKEDIPVQNYNSFVYAYNL